From Camelus dromedarius isolate mCamDro1 chromosome 23, mCamDro1.pat, whole genome shotgun sequence, a single genomic window includes:
- the SPATA46 gene encoding spermatogenesis-associated protein 46 has protein sequence MENFSLLSISGPRISSSVLSTFPGIISSRATSLPDIAKTVLPTEASSPAQALLPRYQSSTLRHGVHNTVLSPDCMLGDPLNGEQLRQNCIIYRPWFSPYSYFVCKDKKSHLEAYSFPEVQRDEGKGDNCLPEDVAESICSSSSSPENTCSQEATEKFRHGLDSTDSITSQDILAASRWYPAQQTGYKCVACCRMYPTLHSLKSHIKGGFKEGFSCKVYYRKLKALWGKEQKARPGDRLSSGSCRAFK, from the exons ATGGAGAACTTCTCACTCCTCAGCATTTCAGGACCTCGAATCTCTTCCTCTGTCCTGAGCACTTTTCCTGGTATCATATCCTCACGTGCCACCAGCTTGCCAG ACATTGCAAAGACTGTGTTACCCACTGAGGCATCCAGCCCAGCTCAGGCCCTGCTACCCCGGTACCAAAGCAGCACTCTCCGGCACGGGGTGCACAACACAGTGCTCTCACCAG ACTGCATGTTGGGGGACCCCCTGAACGGGGAGCAGCTGAGGCAGAACTGTATCATCTACCGGCCCTGGTTCTCCCCTTACAGCTACTTTGTCTGCAAGGACAAAAAGAGCCACCTGGAGGCCTACAGCTTCCCGGAGGTGCAGAGGGACGAGGGCAAGGGGGACAACTGCCTCCCCGAGGACGTGGCTGAGAGCATCTGCTCGTCATCTTCCTCCCCAGAGAACACCTGCTCCCAGGAGGCCACCGAGAAATTCAGGCACGGCCTGGACTCCACGGACTCCATCACATCCCAGGACATCCTGGCAGCCTCCAGGTGGTACCCTGCCCAGCAGACCGGCTACAAGTGCGTGGCCTGCTGCCGGATGTACCCGACGCTGCACTCCCTCAAGAGCCACATCAAGGGGGGCTTCAAGGAGGGCTTCAGCTGCAAGGTGTACTACCGCAAGCTCAAAGCCCTCTGGGGCAAGGAGCAGAAGGCCCGGCCGGGGGACAGGCTCTCCTCGGGCAGCTGCCGGGCTTTCAAGTAA